The following are encoded together in the Lathyrus oleraceus cultivar Zhongwan6 chromosome 3, CAAS_Psat_ZW6_1.0, whole genome shotgun sequence genome:
- the LOC127126833 gene encoding uncharacterized protein LOC127126833 isoform X2 — MDVERSSLCNCVVNFLLEENYVLTAFELLHELLDDGHDDQAIRLKHYFSDPSLFPHDQISRLNSLRVADPQSLLEEKEAAVEKLAISDYELRLALEDISKLKSELQKKTENLHELSATQFSGDVSVKDGQQIHQQNNTSFTDLGPLKDTERQDLNCAVKEYLLIAGYRLTAMTFYEEVTDQNMDIWQNTPASVPDALRHYYYQYLSSTSEAAEEKFSLLQVNKTLLNSNQKLNLEKETLLKNKDLTDAQIGTLTKSLEAMQKDIRDKENQVLVLKQSLEHQTKELNDCRAEITSLKMHLEGSLSGNNLVVKEVNNVQSQSLEKYEEEIKKLQVEIDSLKEKNVRAPEPGNYVGSEMENLQTDDKVIEIHEDQGSISNTIAAVVGAVRNEDAQSSAVQSLNEKANNEEDTLPTLFNAVNTNSASENIKNDSEQIVGQHEDSRLLQISVSDSGLGTVQILADALPKIVPYVLINHREELLPLIMCAIERHPDSSTRDSLTHTLFNLIKRPDEQQRRIIMDACVNLAKNVGEMRTETELLPQCWEQISHMYEERRLLVAQSCGELAEYVRPEIRDSLILSIVQQLIEDSASVVREGAARNLAMLLPLFPNMDKYFKVEELMFQLVCDPAGVVVETALKELVPAVTKWGKNLDHVLRVLLSHILNSALRCPPLSGVEGSIESHLRVLGERERWNVDVLLKMLMELLPLVHQKAFGTCPFLSTTETAPTVLSIPLLELYAREQVEWVTFEWMHVECFPNLIQLACLLPQKEDNLRSRISKFLSSVSEYFGESYVTCIMLPVFLIAVGDDADLTFFPTAIHSRIKGLRPRSAVANRLSTMCVLPLLLAGVLSAPGKHGQLEGYLKKLLLEDSSMQNRSTKHTPEIINAIRFICTREENHGMVFNILWEMVVSSNMSMKINAAQLLKVIVPYIDAKAASTHVLPALVTLGSDQNLNVKYASIDAFGAVAQHFKNDMIVDKIRVQMDAFLEDGSHEATIAVIRALVIAVPHTIDRLRDYLLSKIFQLTAMPNAAKDLTRRRERADAFCEAIRALDATDLPANSVRDFFLPAIQNLLKDLDALDPAHKEALEIIMKERSGGTFETISKVMGAAHLALPTSVSNIFGEGGLLGKKETTESPTEAVLSPKSVTPPAEDTRFRRIMMGNFSEMLRGKAKAQEDGQNQ, encoded by the exons ATGGATGTAGAGAGATCATCACTCTGCAATTGCGTTGTCAACTTTCTCTTAGAAGAGAACTACGTTCTTACAGCATTTGAACTTCTTCACGAGCTTCTCGACGATGGCCACGACGATCAAGCTATTCGTCTTAAACATTACTTTTCCGATCCCTCTCTCTTTCCGCATGATCAAATCTCTCGCCTCAACTCTCTCCGAG TCGCAGATCCTCAAAGTTTGCTGGAAGAGAAAGAAGCAGCAGTAGAAAAGTTAGCTATTAGTGATTATGAACTGCGTTTGGCTCTAGAAGACATCTCAAAACTCAAGAGTGAATTGCAGAAGAAGACAGAAAACCTTCATGAACTAAGTG CTACACAGTTTAGTGGAGATGTTTCAGTGAAGGACGGGCAACAAATTCATCAGCAAAATAATACTTCCTTCACCGATTTGGGTCCGTTAAAGGATACTGAGCGTCAAGATCTTAATTGTGCCGTAAAGGAATATTTGCTTATAGCTGGTTACCGTCTTACTGCAATGACATTTTATGAAGAG GTTACAGACCAGAACATGGACATTTGGCAGAACACACCTGCATCTGTACCTGATGCCTTGCGGCATTATTATTATCAGTATCTTTCATCAACTTCAGAGGCTGCTGAG GAAAAATTTTCTCTGCTTCAAGTGAATAAAACATTGCTGAATTCAAATCAGAAGCTGAATCTAGAAAAGGAAACCTTGTTGAAGAACAAAGATTTGACTGATGCTCAAATTGGAACATTGACTAAATCCTTGGAGGCAATGCAGAAAGATATTAGAGACAAAGAGAACCAG GTGCTAGTTTTAAAACAGTCCTTGGAGCACCAAACAAAAGAGCTCAATGATTGCAGAGCTGAGATCACCTCACTGAAAATGCATCTTGAAGGGTCTCTCTCAGGAAATAATCTGGTTGTCAAGGAAGTTAATAATGTTCAGTCTCAATCTTTAGAGAAGTATGAGGAagaaattaagaaattgcagGTGGAAATTGACTCGCTGAAGGAAAAGAATGTAAGAGCTCCCGAACCTGGAAATTATGTTGGTTCTGAAATGGAAAATTTACAGACAGATGATAAAGTGATTGAGATTCATGAAGACCAAGGTTCAATCTCAAATACCATTGCCGCGGTGGTTGGTGCTGTACGCAATGAAGATGCTCAATCATCAGCTGTTCAATCTCTGAATGAGAAAGCAAATAACGAAGAAGATACCTTGCCTACATTATTTAATGCTGTAAATACAAATAGTGCTTCtgaaaatataaaaaatgacTCGGAACAAATTGTTGGTCAACACGAGGACAGTAGGTTACTTCAAATATCAGTATCAGACAGT GGATTAGGAACAGTTCAGATACTTGCAGATGCTTTGCCTAAAATCGTTCCTTATGTCTTGATTAATCATCGCGAG GAGCTCCTTCCTCTAATAATGTGTGCTATCGAGCGCCACCCAGACAGCAGCACTCGAGATTCTTTGACCCACACATTGTTTAATTTAATCAAGCGTCCAGATGAGCAGCAGAGACGAATAATAATGGAT GCATGTGTCAACCTTGCAAAGAATGTTGGAGAGATGAGAACAGAAACAGAATTGCTTCCACAGTGCTGGGAACAA ATAAGTCACATGTACGAGGAGCGTAGATTGCTCGTTGCTCAGTCATGCGGAGAGCTTGCAGAATATGTACGGCCGGAGATTCGAGATTCTCTTATTTTATCTATTGTGCAGCAACTAATAGAAGACTCTGCCAGTGTTGTTCGAGAGGGTGCAGCTCGAAATCTAGCTATGCTGCTTCCACTTTTCCCAAACATGGATAAATATTTCAAG GTGGAGGAGCTGATGTTCCAATTAGTCTGTGACCCGGCTGGAGTGGTGGTGGAAACTGCTCTCAAGGAATTGGTTCCCGCAGTTACAAAGTGGGGAAAAAATTTAGATCACGTTTTGAGAGTTTTACTTTCTCATATTTTAAACTCAGCTCTG CGTTGTCCGCCTCTTTCTGGGGTTGAAGGGTCTATAGAGTCACATCTCCGTGTATTGGGTGAAAGAGAGCGCTGGAATGTAGatgttttgttgaaaatgctgatGGAATTGCTTCCTTTGGTGCACCAAAAAGCATTTGGCACTTGTCCCTTCTTGTCCACCACAGAAACTGCACCAACTGTGTTATCTATCCCATTGCTTGAATTGTATGCCAG GGAACAAGTTGAATGGGTTACCTTTGAGTGGATGCATGTTGAGTGTTTTCCAAATTTGATACAGCTGGCCTGCCTGTTGCCACAGAAAGAAGATAATTTACGGAGCCGGATTTCAAAG TTTTTGTCATCTGTTTCTGAATATTTTGGGGAGTCCTACGTGACATGCATAATGCTACCAGTATTTTTAATTGCAGTAGGGGATGATGCAGATTTGACTTTTTTTCCTACTGCCATCCATTCAAGAATTAAAG GTTTGAGGCCAAGATCTGCCGTTGCAAATAGGCTTTCTACAATGTGTGTCTTACCGCTTCTGTTAGCTGGTGTTTTGAGTGCTCCTGGAAAACATGGACAGTTAGAAGGATATTTAAAGAAGCTGCTTCTAGAAGATAGTTCCATGCAAAATCGTTCAACCAAGCACACTCCTGAGATTATTAATGCTATCCGCTTCATTTG CACACGTGAAGAAAACCATGGCATGGTATTTAATATATTATGGGAAATGGTGGTCAGCTCTAACATGAGCATGAAAATAAATGCTGCACAGCTGCTGAAAGTTATT GTGCCATATATTGATGCAAAGGCTGCTTCAACTCATGTTTTGCCTGCTCTAGTTACTCTTGGATCTGATCAAAATCTGAATGTGAAGTATGCCAGCATAGATGCATTTGGTGCAGTGGCTCAGCACTTCAAAAATGATATG ATTGTTGACAAGATACGTGTTCAAATGGATGCTTTTCTTGAAGATGGTTCTCATGAAGCTACTATTGCTGTTATTCGTGCGTTGGTGATTGCTGTACCACATACAATAGACAGACTTAGAGATT ATCTTTTGTCCAAGATTTTCCAACTTACAGCAATGCCAAATGCAGCAAAAGACTTAACACGTCGACGAGAGAGAGCTGATGCATTTTGTGAGGCAATCCGTGCTCTGGATGCTACAG ATCTTCCTGCAAATAGTGTTAGGGACTTCTTTCTGCCTGCAATACAGAACCTCTTGAAAGACTTGGATGCACTGGATCCAGCTCACAAAGAAGCACTTGAAATTATTATGAAGGAAAGATCAGGGGGAACTTTTGAGACTATTAGCAAGGTAATGGGTGCTGCTCATCTTGCGCTTCCAACATCAGTTAGCAACATTTTTGGTGAGGGTGGGTTGCTTGGAAAGAAAGAAACCACTGAGTCACCAACAGAGGCAGTTCTGTCCCCCAAGAGTGTCACTCCACCAGCAGAGGACACTAGATTCAGACGTATCATGATGGGAAATTTCAGCGAGATGCTTCGTGGCAAAGCAAAAGCCCAAGAGGATGGTCAGAACCAATAA
- the LOC127126833 gene encoding uncharacterized protein LOC127126833 isoform X1, with the protein MDVERSSLCNCVVNFLLEENYVLTAFELLHELLDDGHDDQAIRLKHYFSDPSLFPHDQISRLNSLRVADPQSLLEEKEAAVEKLAISDYELRLALEDISKLKSELQKKTENLHELSATQFSGDVSVKDGQQIHQQNNTSFTDLGPLKDTERQDLNCAVKEYLLIAGYRLTAMTFYEEVTDQNMDIWQNTPASVPDALRHYYYQYLSSTSEAAEEKFSLLQVNKTLLNSNQKLNLEKETLLKNKDLTDAQIGTLTKSLEAMQKDIRDKENQVLVLKQSLEHQTKELNDCRAEITSLKMHLEGSLSGNNLVVKEVNNVQSQSLEKYEEEIKKLQVEIDSLKEKNVRAPEPGNYVGSEMENLQTDDKVIEIHEDQGSISNTIAAVVGAVRNEDAQSSAVQSLNEKANNEEDTLPTLFNAVNTNSASENIKNDSEQIVGQHEDSRLLQISVSDSGLGTVQILADALPKIVPYVLINHREELLPLIMCAIERHPDSSTRDSLTHTLFNLIKRPDEQQRRIIMDACVNLAKNVGEMRTETELLPQCWEQISHMYEERRLLVAQSCGELAEYVRPEIRDSLILSIVQQLIEDSASVVREGAARNLAMLLPLFPNMDKYFKVEELMFQLVCDPAGVVVETALKELVPAVTKWGKNLDHVLRVLLSHILNSALRCPPLSGVEGSIESHLRVLGERERWNVDVLLKMLMELLPLVHQKAFGTCPFLSTTETAPTVLSIPLLELYAREQVEWVTFEWMHVECFPNLIQLACLLPQKEDNLRSRISKFLSSVSEYFGESYVTCIMLPVFLIAVGDDADLTFFPTAIHSRIKGKHFFPVNFVHNRFIFDRSLVGLRPRSAVANRLSTMCVLPLLLAGVLSAPGKHGQLEGYLKKLLLEDSSMQNRSTKHTPEIINAIRFICTREENHGMVFNILWEMVVSSNMSMKINAAQLLKVIVPYIDAKAASTHVLPALVTLGSDQNLNVKYASIDAFGAVAQHFKNDMIVDKIRVQMDAFLEDGSHEATIAVIRALVIAVPHTIDRLRDYLLSKIFQLTAMPNAAKDLTRRRERADAFCEAIRALDATDLPANSVRDFFLPAIQNLLKDLDALDPAHKEALEIIMKERSGGTFETISKVMGAAHLALPTSVSNIFGEGGLLGKKETTESPTEAVLSPKSVTPPAEDTRFRRIMMGNFSEMLRGKAKAQEDGQNQ; encoded by the exons ATGGATGTAGAGAGATCATCACTCTGCAATTGCGTTGTCAACTTTCTCTTAGAAGAGAACTACGTTCTTACAGCATTTGAACTTCTTCACGAGCTTCTCGACGATGGCCACGACGATCAAGCTATTCGTCTTAAACATTACTTTTCCGATCCCTCTCTCTTTCCGCATGATCAAATCTCTCGCCTCAACTCTCTCCGAG TCGCAGATCCTCAAAGTTTGCTGGAAGAGAAAGAAGCAGCAGTAGAAAAGTTAGCTATTAGTGATTATGAACTGCGTTTGGCTCTAGAAGACATCTCAAAACTCAAGAGTGAATTGCAGAAGAAGACAGAAAACCTTCATGAACTAAGTG CTACACAGTTTAGTGGAGATGTTTCAGTGAAGGACGGGCAACAAATTCATCAGCAAAATAATACTTCCTTCACCGATTTGGGTCCGTTAAAGGATACTGAGCGTCAAGATCTTAATTGTGCCGTAAAGGAATATTTGCTTATAGCTGGTTACCGTCTTACTGCAATGACATTTTATGAAGAG GTTACAGACCAGAACATGGACATTTGGCAGAACACACCTGCATCTGTACCTGATGCCTTGCGGCATTATTATTATCAGTATCTTTCATCAACTTCAGAGGCTGCTGAG GAAAAATTTTCTCTGCTTCAAGTGAATAAAACATTGCTGAATTCAAATCAGAAGCTGAATCTAGAAAAGGAAACCTTGTTGAAGAACAAAGATTTGACTGATGCTCAAATTGGAACATTGACTAAATCCTTGGAGGCAATGCAGAAAGATATTAGAGACAAAGAGAACCAG GTGCTAGTTTTAAAACAGTCCTTGGAGCACCAAACAAAAGAGCTCAATGATTGCAGAGCTGAGATCACCTCACTGAAAATGCATCTTGAAGGGTCTCTCTCAGGAAATAATCTGGTTGTCAAGGAAGTTAATAATGTTCAGTCTCAATCTTTAGAGAAGTATGAGGAagaaattaagaaattgcagGTGGAAATTGACTCGCTGAAGGAAAAGAATGTAAGAGCTCCCGAACCTGGAAATTATGTTGGTTCTGAAATGGAAAATTTACAGACAGATGATAAAGTGATTGAGATTCATGAAGACCAAGGTTCAATCTCAAATACCATTGCCGCGGTGGTTGGTGCTGTACGCAATGAAGATGCTCAATCATCAGCTGTTCAATCTCTGAATGAGAAAGCAAATAACGAAGAAGATACCTTGCCTACATTATTTAATGCTGTAAATACAAATAGTGCTTCtgaaaatataaaaaatgacTCGGAACAAATTGTTGGTCAACACGAGGACAGTAGGTTACTTCAAATATCAGTATCAGACAGT GGATTAGGAACAGTTCAGATACTTGCAGATGCTTTGCCTAAAATCGTTCCTTATGTCTTGATTAATCATCGCGAG GAGCTCCTTCCTCTAATAATGTGTGCTATCGAGCGCCACCCAGACAGCAGCACTCGAGATTCTTTGACCCACACATTGTTTAATTTAATCAAGCGTCCAGATGAGCAGCAGAGACGAATAATAATGGAT GCATGTGTCAACCTTGCAAAGAATGTTGGAGAGATGAGAACAGAAACAGAATTGCTTCCACAGTGCTGGGAACAA ATAAGTCACATGTACGAGGAGCGTAGATTGCTCGTTGCTCAGTCATGCGGAGAGCTTGCAGAATATGTACGGCCGGAGATTCGAGATTCTCTTATTTTATCTATTGTGCAGCAACTAATAGAAGACTCTGCCAGTGTTGTTCGAGAGGGTGCAGCTCGAAATCTAGCTATGCTGCTTCCACTTTTCCCAAACATGGATAAATATTTCAAG GTGGAGGAGCTGATGTTCCAATTAGTCTGTGACCCGGCTGGAGTGGTGGTGGAAACTGCTCTCAAGGAATTGGTTCCCGCAGTTACAAAGTGGGGAAAAAATTTAGATCACGTTTTGAGAGTTTTACTTTCTCATATTTTAAACTCAGCTCTG CGTTGTCCGCCTCTTTCTGGGGTTGAAGGGTCTATAGAGTCACATCTCCGTGTATTGGGTGAAAGAGAGCGCTGGAATGTAGatgttttgttgaaaatgctgatGGAATTGCTTCCTTTGGTGCACCAAAAAGCATTTGGCACTTGTCCCTTCTTGTCCACCACAGAAACTGCACCAACTGTGTTATCTATCCCATTGCTTGAATTGTATGCCAG GGAACAAGTTGAATGGGTTACCTTTGAGTGGATGCATGTTGAGTGTTTTCCAAATTTGATACAGCTGGCCTGCCTGTTGCCACAGAAAGAAGATAATTTACGGAGCCGGATTTCAAAG TTTTTGTCATCTGTTTCTGAATATTTTGGGGAGTCCTACGTGACATGCATAATGCTACCAGTATTTTTAATTGCAGTAGGGGATGATGCAGATTTGACTTTTTTTCCTACTGCCATCCATTCAAGAATTAAAGGTAAACATTTTTTCCCTGTTAATTTTGTACATAATCGCTTCATATTTGACCGTTCACTTGTAGGTTTGAGGCCAAGATCTGCCGTTGCAAATAGGCTTTCTACAATGTGTGTCTTACCGCTTCTGTTAGCTGGTGTTTTGAGTGCTCCTGGAAAACATGGACAGTTAGAAGGATATTTAAAGAAGCTGCTTCTAGAAGATAGTTCCATGCAAAATCGTTCAACCAAGCACACTCCTGAGATTATTAATGCTATCCGCTTCATTTG CACACGTGAAGAAAACCATGGCATGGTATTTAATATATTATGGGAAATGGTGGTCAGCTCTAACATGAGCATGAAAATAAATGCTGCACAGCTGCTGAAAGTTATT GTGCCATATATTGATGCAAAGGCTGCTTCAACTCATGTTTTGCCTGCTCTAGTTACTCTTGGATCTGATCAAAATCTGAATGTGAAGTATGCCAGCATAGATGCATTTGGTGCAGTGGCTCAGCACTTCAAAAATGATATG ATTGTTGACAAGATACGTGTTCAAATGGATGCTTTTCTTGAAGATGGTTCTCATGAAGCTACTATTGCTGTTATTCGTGCGTTGGTGATTGCTGTACCACATACAATAGACAGACTTAGAGATT ATCTTTTGTCCAAGATTTTCCAACTTACAGCAATGCCAAATGCAGCAAAAGACTTAACACGTCGACGAGAGAGAGCTGATGCATTTTGTGAGGCAATCCGTGCTCTGGATGCTACAG ATCTTCCTGCAAATAGTGTTAGGGACTTCTTTCTGCCTGCAATACAGAACCTCTTGAAAGACTTGGATGCACTGGATCCAGCTCACAAAGAAGCACTTGAAATTATTATGAAGGAAAGATCAGGGGGAACTTTTGAGACTATTAGCAAGGTAATGGGTGCTGCTCATCTTGCGCTTCCAACATCAGTTAGCAACATTTTTGGTGAGGGTGGGTTGCTTGGAAAGAAAGAAACCACTGAGTCACCAACAGAGGCAGTTCTGTCCCCCAAGAGTGTCACTCCACCAGCAGAGGACACTAGATTCAGACGTATCATGATGGGAAATTTCAGCGAGATGCTTCGTGGCAAAGCAAAAGCCCAAGAGGATGGTCAGAACCAATAA